A part of Brachybacterium faecium DSM 4810 genomic DNA contains:
- a CDS encoding cytochrome d oxidase cyd, subunit II (PFAM: Cytochrome oxidase subunit II~TIGRFAM: cytochrome d oxidase, subunit II (cydB)) — MLDPTVLETLWFFLIAFFFLGYFVLEGFDFGVQMNVATFWRRGTGTRGTVLRTIGPVWDGNEVWVITGGALLFAAFPEWYATLFSGFYLALLLLLVVLIVRVCAFKWREKVDSERWRNGWDVVHVIGGFAPALLWGVAFSNIVAGVSIDENRWVTTTLLELLNPFALLGGLVFVLLFWLHGTLYLALKVEGRLREDANRLAGILAWPALVAGAAFLLWYQLAHSHSALTLIPLAVAALGLLAVVPLNRQGREGLAFGATTAAITGAVITLFGGLFPYVLPATNDAANSLTVANASSTGHTLTVMLVALCVFMPVVLAYTVWTYRVFRHRVSDEDSPAPGAELLEKARKGYREAFEQE; from the coding sequence ATGCTCGACCCCACGGTCCTCGAGACCCTGTGGTTCTTCCTCATCGCCTTCTTCTTCCTGGGCTACTTCGTGCTCGAGGGCTTCGACTTCGGGGTGCAGATGAACGTCGCCACGTTCTGGCGGCGCGGCACCGGCACCCGCGGCACCGTGCTGCGCACCATCGGGCCCGTCTGGGACGGGAACGAGGTGTGGGTGATCACGGGCGGCGCGCTGCTCTTCGCCGCCTTCCCCGAGTGGTACGCGACGCTGTTCTCCGGCTTCTACCTCGCCCTGCTGCTCCTGCTGGTGGTGCTGATCGTGCGGGTGTGCGCCTTCAAGTGGCGCGAGAAGGTCGACAGCGAGCGCTGGCGCAACGGCTGGGACGTGGTGCACGTGATCGGCGGCTTCGCCCCGGCCCTGCTGTGGGGCGTGGCCTTCTCGAACATCGTCGCCGGGGTCTCGATCGACGAGAACCGCTGGGTGACCACCACGCTGCTGGAGCTGCTGAACCCCTTCGCCCTGCTGGGCGGGCTGGTGTTCGTGCTGCTGTTCTGGCTGCACGGCACCCTGTACCTCGCGCTCAAGGTCGAGGGGCGGCTGCGGGAGGACGCGAACCGGCTCGCCGGCATCCTGGCCTGGCCCGCCCTCGTCGCCGGTGCCGCGTTCCTGCTCTGGTACCAGCTGGCCCACTCCCACAGCGCGCTCACGCTGATCCCGCTCGCCGTCGCCGCGCTGGGCCTGCTCGCCGTGGTGCCGCTGAACCGGCAGGGCCGGGAGGGGCTCGCCTTCGGCGCGACCACCGCCGCGATCACGGGCGCCGTGATCACCCTGTTCGGGGGGCTGTTCCCCTACGTGCTGCCGGCAACGAACGACGCCGCGAACTCGCTGACCGTCGCGAACGCCTCCTCGACCGGCCACACCCTGACCGTGATGCTGGTGGCGCTGTGCGTGTTCATGCCCGTGGTGCTCGCCTACACCGTGTGGACCTATCGCGTGTTCCGCCACCGGGTGAGCGACGAGGACTCGCCGGCTCCCGGTGCGGAGCTGCTCGAGAAGGCCCGCAAGGGCTACCGGGAAGCGTTCGAGCAGGAATGA
- a CDS encoding cysteine export CydDC family ABC transporter permease subunit/ATP-binding protein CydD (PFAM: ABC transporter~TIGRFAM: ABC transporter, CydDC cysteine exporter (CydDC-E) family, permease/ATP-binding protein CydD) — translation MTTAAAPTAHGPDPGSATAPAPGPADAPAPPAPRRRQPPLDPRLVREVRAARRHVARTVVLGLVQAGCVIVTAVVIARLGSALLVDGVMPLATPELLLALVAALAVRAGTVLLEQATAHRAATAAISDLRARIVGHAARLGPRAGAGRGADLTALATTGIENLRPYLVGYVPQLLLSLTVTPLCLLTIALLDPLSAVIAVLTLPLVPLFMILVGKLTVGRSEKLLGDMRSLWSQLLDLTEGLPTLRALGREKGPEQTVRRLGDRHRASAMGSLKYAFLSSMVLELLATLCVALIAVSIGLRLVGGEMALLPALAVLVLAPEVYQPLRNVGAQYHASTDGLAAVGAAFAVLDEPIPADGARPAPDLHGAALALRGVSVRSRDGLAPQRAELTVRPGRVLALTGPSGAGKTTAAQVLLGLLEPEEGRAEIIAADGAVTAVHEVRRRSLWEQVAWLPQRPVLPPGTIRSVLAAARPDADQDALEAAAAATSLDTVIAERGWDADLGRSGRGISLGERQRLALARAVLSPAPLVVLDEPTAHLDGAAEQVVLELIAALRAAGRTVVVIAHRSRLVDAADDVARVEASR, via the coding sequence ATGACCACCGCCGCCGCACCCACCGCCCACGGTCCCGACCCAGGGAGCGCCACCGCGCCCGCCCCCGGGCCTGCCGACGCCCCCGCCCCGCCGGCACCGCGACGCCGCCAGCCGCCGCTGGACCCCCGCCTGGTGCGGGAGGTCCGCGCGGCGCGACGCCACGTGGCGCGCACCGTGGTGCTGGGCCTGGTGCAGGCCGGCTGCGTGATCGTCACCGCTGTGGTGATCGCCCGCCTGGGCTCCGCGCTGCTGGTGGACGGCGTGATGCCGCTCGCGACGCCCGAGCTGCTGCTCGCGCTCGTGGCGGCGCTCGCGGTGCGCGCCGGGACGGTGCTGCTCGAGCAGGCGACCGCGCATCGGGCCGCGACCGCCGCGATCAGCGATCTGCGGGCGAGGATCGTCGGCCATGCCGCGCGCCTGGGCCCCCGGGCCGGGGCGGGGCGCGGCGCGGACCTCACCGCGCTGGCCACCACCGGCATCGAGAACCTGCGTCCCTACCTGGTGGGGTACGTGCCGCAGCTGCTGCTCTCGCTCACGGTGACCCCGCTGTGCCTGCTGACCATCGCGCTGCTGGATCCGCTCAGCGCCGTCATCGCCGTCCTCACCCTGCCGCTGGTGCCGCTGTTCATGATCCTGGTCGGCAAGCTCACCGTGGGCCGTTCCGAGAAGCTGCTGGGGGACATGCGCTCGCTGTGGTCGCAGCTGCTGGACCTCACCGAGGGCCTGCCCACCCTGCGGGCCCTGGGCCGCGAGAAGGGACCGGAGCAGACGGTGCGCCGGCTCGGGGACCGCCATCGCGCCTCCGCGATGGGCTCGCTGAAGTACGCCTTCCTCTCCTCGATGGTGCTCGAGCTGCTGGCCACGCTGTGCGTCGCGCTGATCGCCGTGAGCATCGGCCTGCGCCTGGTGGGCGGCGAGATGGCGCTGCTGCCCGCGCTCGCGGTGCTGGTGCTCGCCCCGGAGGTCTACCAGCCGCTGCGCAACGTCGGCGCCCAGTACCACGCCTCCACCGACGGGCTCGCCGCGGTCGGCGCCGCCTTCGCGGTGCTCGACGAACCGATCCCCGCCGACGGTGCCCGCCCCGCTCCGGACCTGCACGGCGCCGCCCTCGCCCTGCGCGGCGTCTCGGTCCGCTCGCGGGACGGCCTCGCCCCGCAGCGCGCCGAGCTCACGGTGCGCCCCGGGCGGGTGCTCGCGCTGACCGGCCCCTCGGGCGCCGGGAAGACCACCGCGGCGCAGGTGCTGCTGGGGCTGCTGGAACCCGAGGAGGGCCGCGCCGAGATCATCGCCGCCGACGGCGCCGTGACCGCCGTGCACGAGGTCCGGCGGCGCAGCCTGTGGGAGCAGGTCGCCTGGCTCCCCCAGCGCCCCGTGCTGCCGCCCGGCACGATCCGGTCCGTGCTCGCCGCCGCGCGGCCCGACGCCGACCAGGACGCACTCGAGGCCGCGGCCGCGGCGACCAGCCTCGACACGGTGATCGCCGAACGGGGCTGGGACGCGGATCTCGGCCGGTCCGGTCGCGGCATCTCCCTCGGGGAGCGGCAGCGCCTCGCGCTCGCCCGGGCGGTGCTCTCCCCCGCCCCGCTCGTGGTGCTCGACGAGCCCACCGCCCACCTCGACGGCGCGGCCGAGCAGGTGGTCCTCGAGCTGATCGCCGCCCTGCGCGCCGCCGGGCGCACCGTGGTGGTCATCGCGCACCGCTCCCGCCTGGTGGACGCGGCCGACGACGTGGCCCGTGTGGAGGCCTCCCGATGA
- a CDS encoding cysteine export CydDC family ABC transporter permease subunit/ATP-binding protein CydC (PFAM: ABC transporter~TIGRFAM: ABC transporter, CydDC cysteine exporter (CydDC-E) family, permease/ATP-binding protein CydC) — translation MSAAPSALRRAEQALEIPRARLLAAVLAACATLGSAFALAAVSAYLVTRAWTMPPVLDLTVAVVAVRALGVSRGVFRWVERMLTHDVALRGVVALRTNLFTALAARTDDALSRLRRGDLLSRLGDDAQELGDHVIKALVPAAVAVVMGVAVLTTFAALSPPAALAMLAALVLASVLGPLAAHRAARLSELAVLTTRSGVSAQTLEILDDATSLRLEGRLDGALDLLQERQAAHDAAIDRAALPAAIAAATVPLSMILAVSGALLAGADLWSSGAASAGQIGILLLLPLSSFEAATALPAAASQRARSRAAAERLSELVGPGPQATAPDRAPAGGPGPADGVPTLRAVGLTAGWSPEAPRVRELDLELPPGARLAVVGPSGCGKSTLLATLAGLLAPLAGRVELSGQDIAGLAAAEVRAGVTLFAEDAHVFATTVRENLKVVRGGLGEEEIRAALAIVGLRDWVETLPHGIDTVLGPDGTTVSGGERRRLLLARAVVRGGPVLLLDEPTEHLDTARGDALLGSLLTPGDSSVVPADSTVVVVTHRVEAIPDGTPILRLQEHQ, via the coding sequence ATGAGCGCCGCCCCCTCCGCCCTGCGCCGCGCCGAGCAGGCGCTCGAGATCCCCCGCGCCCGGCTGCTCGCCGCCGTGCTCGCCGCCTGCGCGACGCTCGGCTCCGCCTTCGCGCTCGCCGCGGTCTCCGCCTATCTCGTCACCCGCGCGTGGACCATGCCGCCGGTGCTCGACCTCACGGTCGCGGTGGTGGCTGTGCGGGCGCTGGGCGTCTCCCGCGGCGTGTTCCGCTGGGTCGAACGGATGCTCACCCATGACGTCGCGCTGCGCGGCGTGGTCGCGCTGCGCACCAATCTGTTCACCGCGCTCGCGGCACGCACCGACGATGCGCTGAGCCGGCTGCGACGCGGCGACCTGCTGTCCCGCCTCGGAGACGACGCCCAGGAGCTCGGCGACCACGTCATCAAGGCGCTCGTGCCCGCGGCGGTCGCGGTGGTGATGGGCGTGGCGGTGCTGACGACCTTCGCGGCGCTCTCGCCGCCCGCGGCCCTCGCGATGCTCGCCGCGCTCGTGCTCGCGAGCGTGCTCGGCCCGCTGGCCGCCCACCGCGCCGCACGGCTGTCCGAGCTGGCGGTGCTCACCACCCGCTCCGGGGTCAGCGCGCAGACGCTCGAGATCCTCGATGACGCCACCTCCCTGCGCCTCGAGGGGCGGCTCGACGGCGCGCTCGACCTGCTGCAGGAGCGTCAGGCCGCGCACGATGCCGCGATCGACCGGGCGGCTCTGCCCGCGGCGATCGCCGCGGCGACGGTGCCGCTGTCGATGATCCTCGCGGTCTCGGGCGCGCTGCTGGCCGGGGCGGACCTGTGGTCCTCCGGTGCGGCGAGCGCCGGGCAGATCGGGATCCTGCTGCTGCTCCCGCTGTCCTCCTTCGAGGCGGCCACCGCCCTGCCCGCGGCCGCCTCGCAGCGCGCCCGCTCCCGGGCCGCGGCCGAACGGCTCTCCGAGCTGGTCGGCCCCGGCCCGCAGGCCACCGCCCCGGACCGCGCCCCGGCGGGCGGGCCCGGCCCCGCCGACGGCGTCCCGACGCTGCGCGCCGTCGGCCTCACGGCGGGCTGGTCGCCGGAGGCGCCGCGGGTGCGGGAGCTGGACCTCGAGCTTCCGCCCGGAGCGCGGCTCGCGGTGGTGGGCCCCTCCGGCTGCGGAAAGTCCACGCTGCTGGCCACCCTCGCCGGGCTGCTGGCGCCGCTCGCGGGGCGCGTCGAGCTCTCCGGGCAGGACATCGCCGGCCTCGCCGCCGCCGAGGTGCGCGCCGGGGTGACGCTGTTCGCCGAGGACGCCCACGTGTTCGCCACCACCGTGCGGGAGAACCTGAAGGTGGTGCGGGGCGGTCTGGGCGAGGAGGAGATCCGCGCGGCGCTCGCGATCGTCGGCCTCCGGGACTGGGTGGAGACCCTGCCTCACGGGATCGACACGGTGCTCGGCCCCGACGGCACCACCGTCTCCGGCGGGGAGCGGCGCCGGCTGCTGCTGGCCCGCGCCGTGGTGCGCGGTGGTCCGGTGCTGCTGCTGGACGAGCCCACCGAGCATCTCGACACCGCCCGCGGCGACGCGCTGCTGGGCTCGCTGCTCACCCCGGGCGATTCCTCGGTGGTCCCCGCGGACAGTACCGTCGTCGTCGTCACCCACCGCGTCGAGGCGATCCCGGACGGGACGCCGATCCTCCGCCTCCAGGAGCACCAGTGA
- a CDS encoding histidine kinase (PFAM: Histidine kinase; Histidine kinase-, DNA gyrase B-, and HSP90-like ATPase): protein MSTPQPSTIPSVRADRARIQDLGGAVLAGGETEDLLDLLLHSARTDLAARNALLVMPLTAESWSVELVDGPDAAELLGAEIPPDSATGAALHRADADVLEAIEDLELGAQPPRALVGVVDAAEHGLGALAVLRPADGTPFTAADRERLDALAGLLALTLRAPTLGVSSEIDDERGRIARDLHDLAIQELFAVGMELEALVDSLEAPGMTPSNARIRSSVATSVQGVENAVAQIRQIVQSLRRERTEATLTEQLRHEVGLATAGLGFVPSMRLPPHPAEMDAELPPEIAEDVVAVVRECLANAARHAHATAVAVSVSVFSEGVDRVVQVNVSDNGRGIDPTVRRRSGLANISSRARRHSGWVDALGLEPGTMISWRVTLPPTS, encoded by the coding sequence GTGAGCACTCCCCAGCCGTCGACCATCCCCTCCGTCCGCGCCGACCGTGCACGGATCCAGGACCTCGGCGGCGCCGTGCTCGCCGGCGGCGAGACCGAGGACCTGCTGGATCTGCTGCTGCACTCCGCCCGCACGGACCTCGCGGCCCGCAACGCGCTGCTGGTGATGCCGCTGACGGCCGAGAGCTGGAGCGTCGAGCTGGTCGACGGGCCGGATGCCGCCGAGCTGCTGGGCGCGGAGATCCCGCCCGACTCCGCCACCGGGGCAGCACTGCACCGCGCCGACGCCGACGTGCTCGAGGCGATCGAGGACCTCGAGCTCGGCGCACAGCCGCCCCGCGCGCTGGTGGGCGTGGTCGACGCCGCCGAGCACGGCCTGGGAGCGCTCGCCGTGCTGCGGCCCGCGGACGGCACGCCCTTCACCGCCGCGGACCGGGAACGGCTCGATGCCCTGGCCGGCCTCCTCGCCCTCACCCTGCGCGCCCCGACCCTGGGGGTCAGCTCGGAGATCGACGACGAGCGCGGACGCATCGCCCGCGACCTCCACGACCTCGCGATCCAGGAGCTGTTCGCGGTGGGGATGGAGCTCGAGGCGCTCGTCGACTCGCTCGAGGCGCCCGGCATGACCCCGTCGAATGCGCGGATCCGCAGCTCGGTCGCGACCTCGGTGCAGGGGGTCGAGAACGCCGTCGCCCAGATCCGGCAGATCGTGCAGTCCCTGCGCCGCGAGCGCACCGAGGCGACGCTCACCGAGCAGCTGCGCCACGAGGTGGGCCTGGCCACCGCGGGTCTCGGCTTCGTGCCCTCGATGCGCCTGCCCCCGCATCCGGCGGAGATGGACGCCGAGCTGCCGCCCGAGATCGCGGAGGACGTGGTCGCCGTGGTGCGGGAATGCCTCGCCAACGCGGCACGCCACGCGCATGCCACTGCGGTCGCGGTCTCGGTGAGCGTGTTCTCCGAGGGGGTGGACCGGGTGGTGCAGGTCAACGTCTCCGACAACGGCCGCGGGATCGACCCCACGGTGCGGCGCCGCAGCGGCCTGGCGAACATCTCCTCGCGAGCGCGCCGTCACTCCGGCTGGGTCGATGCCCTGGGCCTCGAGCCGGGCACGATGATCTCGTGGCGGGTCACGCTGCCGCCCACGAGCTGA
- a CDS encoding response regulator containing a CheY-like receiver domain and an HTH DNA-binding domain (PFAM: Response regulator receiver domain; Bacterial regulatory proteins, luxR family) gives MTATEKADPIRVMLVDDHEVVRRGIVTVIDASGALRVIGEASSVAEANRRLPAIRPEVLVVDLQLPDGTGIDVMKTARELDPEQRMLVLTSFDDVAALRESRAAGAAGLMLKSARSQEIVEAIKAVHAGRAVWPADHVEEGPELSDSDQRIVELIGDGHSNREIADALGIAEKTVKNRVTIILQAFGMQRRTQVAAMVAARRRAGWKQQ, from the coding sequence GTGACAGCGACCGAGAAGGCAGATCCGATCCGCGTGATGCTCGTGGACGATCACGAGGTCGTCCGCCGCGGCATCGTCACCGTGATCGATGCCAGCGGGGCGCTGCGGGTGATCGGGGAGGCCTCCTCGGTGGCCGAGGCGAACCGTCGCCTGCCCGCGATCCGCCCCGAGGTGCTGGTGGTGGACCTGCAGCTGCCCGACGGCACCGGCATCGACGTCATGAAGACGGCCCGCGAGCTCGATCCCGAGCAGCGGATGCTGGTGCTGACCAGCTTCGACGACGTCGCCGCGCTGCGCGAGTCCCGCGCCGCCGGGGCCGCCGGGCTGATGCTGAAGTCCGCCCGCTCGCAGGAGATCGTCGAGGCGATCAAGGCCGTGCACGCCGGCCGGGCGGTCTGGCCCGCCGACCATGTCGAGGAGGGACCGGAGCTGTCCGACTCCGATCAGCGGATCGTGGAGCTGATCGGCGACGGGCACTCCAACCGCGAGATCGCCGATGCGCTCGGCATCGCGGAGAAGACCGTGAAGAACCGCGTGACCATCATCCTGCAGGCCTTCGGCATGCAGCGCCGCACCCAGGTCGCCGCGATGGTGGCCGCCCGCCGCCGGGCCGGGTGGAAGCAGCAGTGA
- a CDS encoding formamidopyrimidine-DNA glycosylase Fpg (PFAM: Zinc finger found in FPG and IleRS; Formamidopyrimidine-DNA glycosylase H2TH domain; Formamidopyrimidine-DNA glycosylase N-terminal domain~TIGRFAM: formamidopyrimidine-DNA glycosylase (fpg)) → MPELPEVEVVRRGLAPRTLGRTITDVELLDARIIRRQAGGADRLRAALEGSALTAVARRGKFLWWRLADPDGADTGEALMGHLGMSGQLRFATPGAPAAAPSAASEGPASDPLRHRRLSLHLDDGARLDLVDQRLFGGLWTSPLVEAADGSLAAVGSPDALLPEGAAHIARDLLDPAADLPAIARALRTRRSAVKTLLLNQEIVSGIGNIYADEALWAARTRYDTPGTALSQRRALGILRAARAVMERALEVGGTSFDALYVNVDGRSGYFARSLAAYGREGEPCTRCGRLLRRVVHQGRSSHYCPRCQRRTT, encoded by the coding sequence ATGCCCGAGCTGCCCGAGGTCGAGGTGGTCCGGCGCGGCCTCGCGCCCCGCACCCTCGGCCGCACGATCACGGATGTCGAGCTGCTCGACGCCCGCATCATCCGCCGCCAGGCCGGGGGAGCGGACCGGTTGCGCGCCGCGCTCGAGGGCAGCGCCCTCACGGCCGTCGCCCGTCGCGGCAAGTTCCTGTGGTGGCGGCTGGCCGATCCCGACGGCGCGGACACCGGCGAAGCGCTGATGGGCCACCTCGGGATGAGCGGCCAGCTGCGGTTCGCGACCCCGGGAGCCCCCGCCGCCGCCCCGTCGGCCGCCTCCGAGGGGCCCGCCTCCGATCCGCTGCGCCACCGCCGTCTCTCCCTCCACCTCGACGACGGCGCGCGCCTGGACCTGGTCGACCAGCGCCTCTTCGGCGGGTTGTGGACGAGCCCGCTGGTCGAAGCGGCCGACGGCTCTCTCGCCGCGGTGGGCAGCCCCGACGCGCTGCTGCCCGAGGGCGCCGCCCACATCGCCCGCGATCTGCTCGACCCGGCCGCGGACCTGCCCGCCATCGCCCGCGCGCTGCGCACCCGCCGCAGCGCCGTGAAGACCCTGCTGCTGAACCAGGAGATCGTCTCCGGGATCGGGAACATCTACGCCGACGAGGCGCTGTGGGCGGCCCGCACCCGCTACGACACCCCCGGCACCGCGCTCAGCCAGCGCCGAGCCCTCGGAATCCTCCGCGCCGCGCGGGCGGTGATGGAGCGGGCGCTCGAGGTGGGCGGCACCAGCTTCGACGCGCTGTACGTGAACGTCGACGGGCGCAGCGGCTACTTCGCCCGCTCCCTGGCGGCGTACGGGCGGGAGGGTGAGCCGTGCACCCGGTGCGGTAGATTGCTTCGTCGGGTGGTCCATCAGGGCCGAAGCAGCCATTACTGCCCCCGATGCCAGCGCAGGACGACGTGA
- a CDS encoding RNAse III (PFAM: Double-stranded RNA binding motif; RNase3 domain~TIGRFAM: ribonuclease III, bacterial), producing the protein MARRRRATEAAAPQGLLERLPLDAGQGADLQDSGLLELSLTHRSYSYENDGLPHNERLEFLGDAVLQLAVTEHLYAAHPTLPEGDLARRRAATVSTRALAVIASKLDLGAYVRLGRGEDLTGGRAKASILADTTEAVIGAVHLALGQDVSRRFVLDLLRPLLDSDEFLEAGYDFKSRLQEIAAAEGENVTYALSESGLEHQKVYTATVTVPGIVTARGDGASKKDAELAAAQNAVRGVLAERGETLIPRG; encoded by the coding sequence ATGGCGCGCAGGCGCCGCGCCACCGAGGCCGCCGCACCGCAGGGCCTGCTGGAGCGCCTCCCGCTCGACGCCGGGCAGGGCGCGGACCTCCAGGACTCCGGGCTGCTGGAGCTCTCGCTGACCCATCGCTCGTACTCCTACGAGAACGACGGCCTGCCCCACAACGAGCGCCTGGAGTTCCTCGGCGACGCCGTGCTCCAGCTCGCGGTCACCGAGCATCTCTACGCCGCGCATCCCACGCTGCCGGAGGGGGACCTCGCCCGCCGTCGCGCCGCGACCGTGAGCACGCGGGCGCTCGCCGTCATCGCCTCGAAGCTCGACCTCGGCGCGTACGTGCGCCTGGGCCGCGGGGAGGACCTCACCGGCGGGCGCGCGAAAGCTTCGATCCTCGCCGACACCACCGAGGCGGTGATCGGCGCCGTCCACCTCGCGCTCGGGCAGGACGTCTCCCGCCGCTTCGTGCTGGACCTGCTGCGGCCGCTGCTGGACTCGGACGAGTTCCTCGAGGCCGGCTACGACTTCAAGTCCCGGCTGCAGGAGATCGCCGCCGCCGAGGGGGAGAACGTCACCTACGCCCTCAGCGAGTCCGGTCTCGAGCACCAGAAGGTCTACACCGCCACCGTCACCGTGCCGGGGATCGTCACCGCCCGCGGCGACGGCGCCTCGAAGAAGGACGCCGAGCTCGCCGCCGCGCAGAACGCGGTGCGCGGGGTCCTCGCCGAGCGCGGCGAGACCCTCATCCCGCGGGGCTGA
- a CDS encoding predicted metal-binding protein, possibly nucleic-acid binding (PFAM: Uncharacterized ACR, COG1399), translating to MSSDNAPDTTLDTALLFDVVDLVGRTGSHRHVERTVPAPPREAGGVAMQVPEGQDIAVEAELESVVEGIYAHGTVTAHLEGECSRCLDPVDQDVTARLDELFMYPEKVKAEEKEDTELLQGDDVNLGPLVRDALAMEADERPLCREDCPGLCAQCGFRMEDDPDHAHDIIDDRFAVLQGLFDEASEEGAEDTAKGEEA from the coding sequence ATGTCTTCCGACAACGCCCCTGACACGACGCTCGACACCGCCCTGCTGTTCGACGTGGTCGACCTCGTCGGCCGCACCGGATCGCACCGCCACGTCGAGCGCACCGTCCCCGCCCCGCCCCGGGAGGCCGGCGGCGTCGCCATGCAGGTCCCCGAAGGGCAGGACATCGCCGTCGAGGCCGAGCTCGAATCGGTGGTCGAGGGCATCTACGCCCACGGCACCGTCACCGCGCACCTCGAGGGCGAGTGCTCCCGCTGCCTGGACCCCGTCGACCAGGACGTCACCGCCCGACTCGACGAGCTGTTCATGTACCCCGAGAAGGTCAAGGCCGAGGAGAAGGAGGACACCGAGCTCCTCCAGGGCGATGACGTGAACCTCGGCCCGCTGGTGCGCGACGCCCTCGCGATGGAGGCCGACGAGCGCCCGCTGTGCCGCGAGGACTGCCCCGGCCTCTGCGCCCAGTGCGGCTTCCGCATGGAGGACGACCCGGACCACGCGCACGACATCATCGACGACCGCTTCGCCGTGCTGCAGGGCCTGTTCGACGAGGCGTCGGAGGAGGGCGCCGAGGATACGGCGAAGGGCGAGGAGGCCTGA
- a CDS encoding Phosphopantetheine adenylyltransferase (PFAM: Cytidylyltransferase~TIGRFAM: cytidyltransferase-related domain; pantetheine-phosphate adenylyltransferase, bacterial), with protein sequence MSTVVLPGSFDPFTLGHLDLTRRAAALGHHVIIAVSHNPSKQGTLDLETRKAAITTTLEQEDLSGAVEVRTLPRGLLVDFCREVGATAVIRGLRSQLDLAYEEPMARMNHHLADVDTVFLLTDSAWSHISSSLVREVHGLGGDVSDMLPGPSLDALRAAAAVS encoded by the coding sequence ATGAGCACCGTCGTCCTGCCCGGCTCGTTCGATCCCTTCACCCTGGGGCACCTCGACCTCACCCGTCGGGCCGCCGCGCTCGGGCACCACGTGATCATCGCCGTCTCCCACAACCCCTCCAAGCAGGGGACGCTGGATCTCGAGACGCGCAAGGCCGCGATCACCACGACCCTCGAGCAGGAGGACCTCTCCGGCGCCGTCGAGGTGCGCACGCTGCCTCGCGGGCTGCTGGTGGACTTCTGCCGCGAGGTCGGCGCGACCGCCGTGATCCGCGGCCTGCGCTCCCAGCTCGACCTCGCCTACGAGGAGCCGATGGCGCGCATGAACCATCACCTCGCCGACGTCGACACCGTCTTCCTGCTCACCGACTCGGCCTGGTCGCACATCTCCTCGTCCCTGGTGCGGGAGGTCCACGGCCTCGGCGGTGACGTCTCCGACATGCTCCCCGGCCCCTCCCTGGACGCGCTGCGCGCCGCTGCGGCCGTATCCTGA
- a CDS encoding acetyltransferase, ribosomal protein N-acetylase (PFAM: Acetyltransferase (GNAT) family), whose amino-acid sequence MMRRLRDLDWPLTTARLTLRPGRSEDAVAIWPWYRLPEVQEWTTTLSPTLEAHQEHWDDELESAVVGLHRGRIVAVGKVERQDAWSQSDMRDRAAGQQAEVGWVLDPAAQGRGLGTELAAALLDLAFDGLGVRRVEAACFADNLASRRVMEKIGLRLEGVFRGESLHRSGRWLDGASYALLASEHRARILEP is encoded by the coding sequence ATGATGCGCCGCCTCCGCGATCTCGACTGGCCCCTGACCACCGCGCGCCTCACGCTGCGACCGGGGCGGAGCGAGGACGCCGTCGCGATCTGGCCCTGGTACCGGCTCCCCGAGGTGCAGGAGTGGACCACCACGCTGAGCCCGACGCTCGAGGCCCACCAGGAGCACTGGGACGACGAGCTCGAATCCGCCGTGGTGGGCCTGCACCGCGGCCGAATCGTCGCCGTCGGCAAGGTCGAACGCCAGGACGCCTGGTCCCAGAGCGATATGAGGGACAGGGCCGCCGGGCAGCAGGCCGAGGTCGGCTGGGTGCTCGATCCCGCTGCACAGGGGCGGGGGCTGGGCACGGAGCTCGCCGCGGCCCTGCTCGACCTCGCCTTCGACGGGCTCGGCGTGCGCCGCGTCGAAGCCGCCTGCTTCGCCGACAACCTCGCCTCCCGCCGTGTGATGGAGAAGATCGGGCTGCGGCTCGAAGGAGTGTTCCGCGGCGAGTCCCTGCACCGCAGCGGCCGCTGGCTCGACGGAGCCTCCTACGCCCTGCTGGCGAGCGAGCACCGGGCGCGGATACTGGAGCCATGA